One genomic window of Numida meleagris isolate 19003 breed g44 Domestic line chromosome 1, NumMel1.0, whole genome shotgun sequence includes the following:
- the TNRC6B gene encoding trinucleotide repeat-containing gene 6B protein isoform X5, producing MPQPCALQEKRKNKYYFAGKQHFQKLVNCFVRGEKEQEREEQLMEDKKRKKEDKKKKESAQKVTDQKTKVPEVTKPSLSQPVAASPIGNSPSPPVNGGNNAKRVAVPNGQPPSAARYMPREVPPRFRCQQDHKVLLKRGQPPPPSCMLLGGGAGPPPPTAPGANPNNAQPVTGALLQSDSGTATDSTIGGAAASNYANSTWGPGASSNSGTNANPTHIWDKVIVDGSDMEEWPCIASKDAESSSENTTDNNSASNPGLEKNTLPGSTTSNKGKGSQCQSGSAGNECNLGAWKSDPKAKSVQSSNPAAESNNGLSNWRNLTGQDRIGSGSGFSNFNPNSNPSAWPALVQEGNSRKGTLESDSGSSNAQISTVGQTSREQQSKMENAGVNFVSGREQAQIHNTDGPKNGNTNSLNLSSPNPMENKGMPFEMGLGNPSRSTDTPSQSTGERKTGSVGSWGTARGSSGTDTVSGQSNSGNHGNNGKDREDSWKGASVQKPNGSRSDSWDNSNRSTGGGSWNFGPQHANESKWGEGNKLTSGVSQGEWKQLSGSDELKIGEWSGPNQPNSSTGAWDNQKGHPLPENQGNSQAPCWGRSSSSAGSEVGGQSTGSNHKAGSSDSHNSGRRSYRPTHPDCQAVLQTLLSRTDLDPRVLSNTGWGQTQIKQDTVWDIEEMPRPEGKSDKGTEGWESSATQTKNSGGWGDVPSQSNQIKSGWGELSTPTEWKDPKNTGGWNDYKNPNSSNWGGGRQEEKSSSSWNDSSSKDQGWGGRQPNQGWSSGKNGWGEEVDQTKNSNWESAGNKPASGWGEGGQNEIGTWGNGANTGSASKGGWDDCKRNSTWNETGRQPNSWNKQQQQQQQQQQQETSGSWGPPPQTPSNGRPPNPNWNSGPQPAAPKDEEPSGWEEPSPQSISRKMDIDDGTSAWGDPSSYNYKNVNLWDKNSQGGQAPREQSLPTPMTSKSQASGSKSMQDGWGESDGPVTGTRHSSWEEEEEGGVWNTAGSQGSSSSHNSTSWGQGGKKTQMKCSLKGGNSDSWMNPISKQFSNMGLLSQTEDIPGNKMDLSVGGLPDKKFEVDKRAMNLGDFNDIMRKDRSGFRPPNSKDMGTTDSGPYFEKGGNHGLFGNSTAQSRGMHTPVQPLNPSPNIRAQVPPQFLSPQVSASMLKQFPNSGLNPGLFNVGPQLSPQQIAMLSQLPQIPQFQLACQLLLQQQQQQQQQLLQSQRKLSQAVRQQQEQQIARMVSAALQQQQRQPGMKHSPSHPVGPKPHIDSMVPNPLNVGLSDLQTKGQIPGYGSGFGSSGMDYGMVGGKEAGTESRFKQWTMMEGLPSVASQDANMHKNGAIVPPGKARGGSPYNQFDIIQGDPLGGHAGPAGDSWLPAKSPPTNKIGSKSSNASWPPEFQPGVPWKGIQNIDPESDPYVTPGSVLGGTATSPIVDTDHQLLRDNTTGSNSSLNTSLPSPGAWPYSASDNSFTNVHSTSAKFSDYKSTWSPDPIGHNPTHLSNKMWKNHISSRNTTGLPRPPPGLTNPKPSSPWNSTAPRSVRGWGAQDSRLASGEKNHLITPLIRPEECAFYSTNGLEERKLQLPASTWSDGSSVRPSYWLVLHNLTPQIDGSTLRTICMQHGPLLTFHLNLTQGTALIRYNTKQEAAKAQTALHMCVLGNTTILAEFATDEEVSRFLAQAQPPTPAATPSAPTAGWQSLETGQNQTDPVGPALNLFGGSTGLGQWSSGGGGSSGGDLTGASLWGPPNYSSSLWGVPSVEDPHRMGSPAPLLPGDLLGGGSDSI from the exons agagaaggagcaagaaagggaagaacagTTAATGGAagacaagaaaaggaagaaagaggataagaaaaagaaggaatctGCTCAGAAG GTCACAGATCAAAAAACCAAAG tgccCGAAGTGACGAAACCAAGTTTAAGCCAACCAGTGGCTGCCAGCCCAATTGGCAACTCTCCATCGCCACCAGTCAATGGTGGCAACAATGCCAAAAGGGTGGCAGTGCCGAACGGACAACCGCCAAGCGCCGCCCGCTACATGCCTCGGGAGGTGCCGCCGCGATTCCGTTGCCAGCAGGACCACAAAGTGTTACTGAAACGTGGGCAGCCCCCTCCACCATCCTGTATGCTCCTTGGGGGTGGAGCAGGGCCTCCTCCCCCAACAGCACCAGGAGCAAACCCAAACAACGCACAACCAGTGacaggagcactgctgcagagcgACAGTGGGACTGCAACAG atTCAACAAttggaggtgctgctgcttcaaaTTATGCAAATTCCACTTGGGGTCCTGGAGCCTCCTCCAACAGCGGCACCAACGCCAACCCAACTCACATCTGGGACAAGGTGATTGTAGACgggtctgacatggaagagtgGCCTTGTATTGCCAGCAAAGATGCTGAGTCTTCTTCCGAAAACACCACCGATAACAACAGTGCCTCGAACCCTGGTTTGGAGAAGAACACTCTGCCAGGAAGCACCACTagtaacaaaggaaaaggaagccaGTGCCAGTCTGGAAGCGCTGGAAATGAATGTAATCTTGGGGCCTGGAAATCTGATCCCAAGGCTAAATCTGTTCAATCTTCCAACCCTGCTGCCGAGAGTAACAATGGACTAAGTAATTGGAGGAACTTGACTGGACAAGATAGAATTGGTTCTGGTTCTGGCTTCAGCAACTTTAACCCAAATAGCAACCCATCTGCTTGGCCAGCACTGGTCCAAGAGGGCAATTCTAGGAAAGGGACTTTGGAATCTGATAGTGGTAGCTCCAATGCACAGATTAGCACAGTAGGTCAGACCTCTAGGGAACAGCAGTCAAAGATGGAAAATGCGGGTGTTAACTTTGTCTCTGGCAGAGAACAGGCTCAAATTCATAACACTGATGGACCAAAAAACGGAAACACTAACTCCTTGAACTTAAGTTCACCAAACCCTATGGAGAATAAGGGAATGCCCTTTGAAATGGGCTTGGGGAACCCTTCCAGGAGCACTGACACCCCTTCACAAAgcactggagaaagaaagactgGGAGTGTTGGATCTTGGGGTACAGCTAGGGGGTCTTCTGGAACTGACACAGTCTCTGGACAGAGCAATTCTGGAAACCATGGGAACAATGGAAAGGATAGGGAGGACTCCTGGAAAGGAGCGTCTGTTCAAAAACCTAATGGGTCAAGAAGCGATTCTTGGGATAACAGTAACCGGTCTACGGGTGGTGGGTCTTGGAACTTTGGCCCTCAGcatgcaaatgaaagcaaatgggGTGAAGGGAACAAATTAACATCTGGGGTCTCTCAGGGAGAATGGAAACAGCTGTCTGGGTCTGATGAACTGAAGATTGGAGAATGGAGTGGTCCAAACCAACCAAATTCTAGCACTGGAGCATGGGACAATCAAAAAGGCCACCCTCTTCCTGAAAACCAAGGCAATTCCCAGGCTCCCTGTTGGGGAAGatcttccagctctgcaggaagtGAGGTTGGAGGTCAAAGCACTGGAAGCAACCACAAAGCAGGAAGTAGTGACAGTCACAATTCTGGACGCCGATCATATAGGCCTACACATCCTGATTGCCAGGCAGTCTTGCAGACTTTACTGAGCAGGACTGATTTGGACCCCCGAGTGCTTTCAAACACTGGCTGGGGCCAAACTCAAATTAAGCAAGATACCGTATGGGATATTGAAGAGATGCCACGGCCCGAGGGGAAGTCTGATAAAGGAACTGAGGGGTGGGAGAGCTCTGCCACACAGACAAAGAACTCAGGGGGCTGGGGCGATGTACCCAGCCAAAGCAATCAAATCAAGTCTGGATGGGGTGAGCTCTCAACCCCAACGGAGTGGAAGGACCCCAAAAATACTGGAGGATGGAATGACTATAAGAACCCCAATTCGTCTAattggggagggggaagacaAGAAGAGAAATCATCATCTTCTTGGAATGACAGCTCTAGTAAGGATCAGGGGTGGGGTGGACGGCAGCCTAATCAAGGATGGTCTTCTGGAAAGAACGGTTGGGGAGAGGAAGTtgaccaaacaaaaaacagcaactgGGAAAGTGCGGGAAATAAGCCAGCATCTGGTTGGGGTGAAGGTGGGCAAAATGAGATTGGAACTTGGGGTAACGGTGCAAATACAGGCTCTGCTTCAAAGGGTGGTTGGGATGATTGTAAAAGAAATTCAACGTGGAACGAGACGGGTCGACAGCCCAACTCCTggaacaagcagcagcagcaacagcagcagcaacagcagcaggagactTCTGGTTCCTGGGGTCCACCGCCACAAACTCCAAGTAATGGGCGACCTCCAAACCCAAACTGGAACAGTGGACCACAGCCAGCTGCCCCCAAAGACGAGGAGCCTAGTGGCTGGGAAGAACCTTCTCCACAGTCAATCAGTCGAAAAATGGATATTGATGATGGCACTTCAGCTTGGGGAGATCCTAGCAGTTATAACTACAAGAATGTGAACCTGTGGGACAAGAACTCACAAGGAGGACAGGCCCCACGGGAACAGAGCCTGCCTACTCCAATGACTAGCAAATCACAAGCATCAG GTTCTAAATCTATGCAAGATGGCTGGGGAGAGAGTGATGGGCCAGTGACAGGCACACGTCATTCCagctgggaagaggaggaggagggaggagtcTGGAACACAGCAGGCTCTCAGGGAAGCAGTTCCTCCCACAACTCAACAAGCTGGGggcaaggaggaaagaaaacacaaatgaag tgctCATTAAAAGGAGGAAATAGTGATTCATGGATGAACCCTATATccaaacagttttcaaatatgGGCTTGCTA agtCAAACTGAGGACATTCCAGGCAATAAGATGGACTTGTCTGTAG GTGGTCTCCCAGATAAGAAGTTTGAGGTAGATAAACGAGCCATGAATCTCGGGGATTTTAATGACATAATGAGAAAGGATCGATCTGGGTTCCGTCCACCTAATTCCAAAGACATGGGAACCACAGACAGTGGGCCTTATTTTGAGAAG GGTGGCAATCATGGTTTGTTTGgaaacagcacagcacaatCGAGGGGCATGCACACACCAGTGCAGCCACTAAATCCTTCCCCCAATATCCGGGCGCAAGTGCCTCCCCAATTTCTTTCTCCCCAG GTTTCGGCCTCCATGCTCAAACAGTTCCCCAACAGTGGCTTGAATCCAGGTCTTTTCAATGTGGGGCCCCAGCTTTCTCCTCAACAGATTGCCATGCTGAGCCAGCTTCCGCAGATTCCCCAGTTTCAATTA GCGTGTCAGctcctccttcagcagcagcagcagcagcagcagcagctgttacAGAGCCAGAGGAAGTTATCTCAAGCTGTGCGACAACAGCAGGAGCAACAG attGCTCGTATGGTGAGTGccgccctgcagcagcagcagaggcagcctgGCATGAAGCATTCACCATCCCACCCTGTTGGGCCTAAGCCACATATAGACAGCATGGTACCCAATCCTTTGAATGTGGGTCTTTCAGACTTACAGACCAAAGGACAAATACCTGGATACGGTTCAG GCTTTGGCTCAAGTGGCATGGATTATGGCATGGTGGGAGGGAAAGAAGCTGGAACAGAATCCCGCTTTAAACAGTGGACTATGATGGAAGGGCTGCCCTCTGTGGCTTCACAAGATGCCAATATGCACAAAAATG GTGCAATAGTGCCCCCTGGAAAGGCTCGCGGAGGATCGCCCTACAACCAGTTTGACATAATTCAGGGCGACCCACTAGGTGGCCATGCAGGCCCTGCTGGTGATAGTTGGTTACCTGCCAAATCTCCGCCGACAAACAAGATCGGAAGCAAATCCAGCAACGCCAGCTGGCCTCCAG AGTTCCAACCAGGAGTGCCATGGAAAGGTATACAAAACATTGACCCTGAATCTGACCCCTACGTGACCCCTGGAAGTGTGCTGGGGGGGACAGCCACATCTCCCATTGTAGATACTGACCACCAACTTCTGCGGGACAACACCACAG GGTCTAATTCTTCCCTCAACACCTCGCTGCCTTCACCTGGTGCCTGGCCCTACAGTGCCTCTGACAATTCCTTCACCAACGTTCATAGCACTTCAG CAAAATTCAGTGATTACAAATCAACATGGTCCCCAGATCCCATAGGACACAATCCCACTCATCTCTCCAACAAGATGTGGAAAAACCATATTTCCTCAAGGAACACTACAGGGCTGCCTCGCCCGCCTCCTGGCCTGACCAACCCCAAACCATCATCTCCATGGAACAGCACAGCACCCCGATCGGTcaggggctggggggcacaggACTCAAGGCTTGCCTCTGGTGAGAAGAATCATCTGATAACGCCATTGATCAGACCTGAGGAGTGTGCCTTTTACAGCACTAATGGTTTGGAGGAAAGAAAGTTGCAGCTGCctg CATCTACTTGGAGTGATGGTAGCTCAGTTCGTCCTAGTTACTGGCTGGTTCTTCACAATCTCACTCCACag ATTGATGGGTCAACCTTGAGGACGATCTGCATGCAGCATGGCCCACTGCTGACATTCCATCTGAACCTGACCCAGGGCACCGCTCTCATCCGATACAACACCAAACAGGAGGCGGCCAAGGCCCAGACTGCACTGCACAT GTGTGTGTTGGGAAACACTACCATCCTGGCTGAGTTCGCCACAGATGAAGAGGTTAGTCGCTTTTTGGCACAAGCTCAGCCCCCTACACCTGCAGCAACCCCAAGTGCACCCACGGCAGGCTGGCAATCCCTGGAGACGGGACAGAACCAGACAGATCCAGTTGGACCTGCTTTGAATCTCTTTGGTGGGTCAACAGGGCTTGGGCAGTGGAGCAGTGGTGGCGGCGGCAGCAGTGGGGGTGATCTCACTGGCGCTTCGTTGTGGGGGCCCCCAAACTATTCTTCAAGCTTGTGGGGGGTCCCAAGCGTAGAGGATCCACACAGAatgggcagccctgctcccttACTACCTGGAGACCTTCTGGGAGGAGGGTCGGATTCAATCTGA
- the TNRC6B gene encoding trinucleotide repeat-containing gene 6B protein isoform X7, which produces MPQPCALQEKRKNKYYFAGKQHFQKLVNCFVRGEKEQEREEQLMEDKKRKKEDKKKKESAQKVTDQKTKVPEVTKPSLSQPVAASPIGNSPSPPVNGGNNAKRVAVPNGQPPSAARYMPREVPPRFRCQQDHKVLLKRGQPPPPSCMLLGGGAGPPPPTAPGANPNNAQPVTGALLQSDSGTATDSTIGGAAASNYANSTWGPGASSNSGTNANPTHIWDKVIVDGSDMEEWPCIASKDAESSSENTTDNNSASNPGLEKNTLPGSTTSNKGKGSQCQSGSAGNECNLGAWKSDPKAKSVQSSNPAAESNNGLSNWRNLTGQDRIGSGSGFSNFNPNSNPSAWPALVQEGNSRKGTLESDSGSSNAQISTVGQTSREQQSKMENAGVNFVSGREQAQIHNTDGPKNGNTNSLNLSSPNPMENKGMPFEMGLGNPSRSTDTPSQSTGERKTGSVGSWGTARGSSGTDTVSGQSNSGNHGNNGKDREDSWKGASVQKPNGSRSDSWDNSNRSTGGGSWNFGPQHANESKWGEGNKLTSGVSQGEWKQLSGSDELKIGEWSGPNQPNSSTGAWDNQKGHPLPENQGNSQAPCWGRSSSSAGSEVGGQSTGSNHKAGSSDSHNSGRRSYRPTHPDCQAVLQTLLSRTDLDPRVLSNTGWGQTQIKQDTVWDIEEMPRPEGKSDKGTEGWESSATQTKNSGGWGDVPSQSNQIKSGWGELSTPTEWKDPKNTGGWNDYKNPNSSNWGGGRQEEKSSSSWNDSSSKDQGWGGRQPNQGWSSGKNGWGEEVDQTKNSNWESAGNKPASGWGEGGQNEIGTWGNGANTGSASKGGWDDCKRNSTWNETGRQPNSWNKQQQQQQQQQQQETSGSWGPPPQTPSNGRPPNPNWNSGPQPAAPKDEEPSGWEEPSPQSISRKMDIDDGTSAWGDPSSYNYKNVNLWDKNSQGGQAPREQSLPTPMTSKSQASVWSKSTPPAPDNGTSAWGEPNETSPGWGEVDDTGASTTGWGNAPSNAPNAMKSSSKSMQDGWGESDGPVTGTRHSSWEEEEEGGVWNTAGSQGSSSSHNSTSWGQGGKKTQMKCSLKGGNSDSWMNPISKQFSNMGLLSQTEDIPGNKMDLSVGGLPDKKFEVDKRAMNLGDFNDIMRKDRSGFRPPNSKDMGTTDSGPYFEKLTLPFSNQDGCLGDEAPCSPFSPSPSYKLSPSGSTLSNVGLGAIGSGLSPQNYAARQGGNHGLFGNSTAQSRGMHTPVQPLNPSPNIRAQVPPQFLSPQVSASMLKQFPNSGLNPGLFNVGPQLSPQQIAMLSQLPQIPQFQLACQLLLQQQQQQQQQLLQSQRKLSQAVRQQQEQQIARMVSAALQQQQRQPGMKHSPSHPVGPKPHIDSMVPNPLNVGLSDLQTKGQIPGYGSGFGSSGMDYGMVGGKEAGTESRFKQWTMMEGLPSVASQDANMHKNGAIVPPGKARGGSPYNQFDIIQGDPLGGHAGPAGDSWLPAKSPPTNKIGSKSSNASWPPEFQPGVPWKGIQNIDPESDPYVTPGSVLGGTATSPIVDTDHQLLRDNTTGSNSSLNTSLPSPGAWPYSASDNSFTNVHSTSAKFSDYKSTWSPDPIGHNPTHLSNKMWKNHISSRNTTGLPRPPPGLTNPKPSSPWNSTAPRSVRGWGAQDSRLASASTWSDGSSVRPSYWLVLHNLTPQIDGSTLRTICMQHGPLLTFHLNLTQGTALIRYNTKQEAAKAQTALHMCVLGNTTILAEFATDEEVSRFLAQAQPPTPAATPSAPTAGWQSLETGQNQTDPVGPALNLFGGSTGLGQWSSGGGGSSGGDLTGASLWGPPNYSSSLWGVPSVEDPHRMGSPAPLLPGDLLGGGSDSI; this is translated from the exons agagaaggagcaagaaagggaagaacagTTAATGGAagacaagaaaaggaagaaagaggataagaaaaagaaggaatctGCTCAGAAG GTCACAGATCAAAAAACCAAAG tgccCGAAGTGACGAAACCAAGTTTAAGCCAACCAGTGGCTGCCAGCCCAATTGGCAACTCTCCATCGCCACCAGTCAATGGTGGCAACAATGCCAAAAGGGTGGCAGTGCCGAACGGACAACCGCCAAGCGCCGCCCGCTACATGCCTCGGGAGGTGCCGCCGCGATTCCGTTGCCAGCAGGACCACAAAGTGTTACTGAAACGTGGGCAGCCCCCTCCACCATCCTGTATGCTCCTTGGGGGTGGAGCAGGGCCTCCTCCCCCAACAGCACCAGGAGCAAACCCAAACAACGCACAACCAGTGacaggagcactgctgcagagcgACAGTGGGACTGCAACAG atTCAACAAttggaggtgctgctgcttcaaaTTATGCAAATTCCACTTGGGGTCCTGGAGCCTCCTCCAACAGCGGCACCAACGCCAACCCAACTCACATCTGGGACAAGGTGATTGTAGACgggtctgacatggaagagtgGCCTTGTATTGCCAGCAAAGATGCTGAGTCTTCTTCCGAAAACACCACCGATAACAACAGTGCCTCGAACCCTGGTTTGGAGAAGAACACTCTGCCAGGAAGCACCACTagtaacaaaggaaaaggaagccaGTGCCAGTCTGGAAGCGCTGGAAATGAATGTAATCTTGGGGCCTGGAAATCTGATCCCAAGGCTAAATCTGTTCAATCTTCCAACCCTGCTGCCGAGAGTAACAATGGACTAAGTAATTGGAGGAACTTGACTGGACAAGATAGAATTGGTTCTGGTTCTGGCTTCAGCAACTTTAACCCAAATAGCAACCCATCTGCTTGGCCAGCACTGGTCCAAGAGGGCAATTCTAGGAAAGGGACTTTGGAATCTGATAGTGGTAGCTCCAATGCACAGATTAGCACAGTAGGTCAGACCTCTAGGGAACAGCAGTCAAAGATGGAAAATGCGGGTGTTAACTTTGTCTCTGGCAGAGAACAGGCTCAAATTCATAACACTGATGGACCAAAAAACGGAAACACTAACTCCTTGAACTTAAGTTCACCAAACCCTATGGAGAATAAGGGAATGCCCTTTGAAATGGGCTTGGGGAACCCTTCCAGGAGCACTGACACCCCTTCACAAAgcactggagaaagaaagactgGGAGTGTTGGATCTTGGGGTACAGCTAGGGGGTCTTCTGGAACTGACACAGTCTCTGGACAGAGCAATTCTGGAAACCATGGGAACAATGGAAAGGATAGGGAGGACTCCTGGAAAGGAGCGTCTGTTCAAAAACCTAATGGGTCAAGAAGCGATTCTTGGGATAACAGTAACCGGTCTACGGGTGGTGGGTCTTGGAACTTTGGCCCTCAGcatgcaaatgaaagcaaatgggGTGAAGGGAACAAATTAACATCTGGGGTCTCTCAGGGAGAATGGAAACAGCTGTCTGGGTCTGATGAACTGAAGATTGGAGAATGGAGTGGTCCAAACCAACCAAATTCTAGCACTGGAGCATGGGACAATCAAAAAGGCCACCCTCTTCCTGAAAACCAAGGCAATTCCCAGGCTCCCTGTTGGGGAAGatcttccagctctgcaggaagtGAGGTTGGAGGTCAAAGCACTGGAAGCAACCACAAAGCAGGAAGTAGTGACAGTCACAATTCTGGACGCCGATCATATAGGCCTACACATCCTGATTGCCAGGCAGTCTTGCAGACTTTACTGAGCAGGACTGATTTGGACCCCCGAGTGCTTTCAAACACTGGCTGGGGCCAAACTCAAATTAAGCAAGATACCGTATGGGATATTGAAGAGATGCCACGGCCCGAGGGGAAGTCTGATAAAGGAACTGAGGGGTGGGAGAGCTCTGCCACACAGACAAAGAACTCAGGGGGCTGGGGCGATGTACCCAGCCAAAGCAATCAAATCAAGTCTGGATGGGGTGAGCTCTCAACCCCAACGGAGTGGAAGGACCCCAAAAATACTGGAGGATGGAATGACTATAAGAACCCCAATTCGTCTAattggggagggggaagacaAGAAGAGAAATCATCATCTTCTTGGAATGACAGCTCTAGTAAGGATCAGGGGTGGGGTGGACGGCAGCCTAATCAAGGATGGTCTTCTGGAAAGAACGGTTGGGGAGAGGAAGTtgaccaaacaaaaaacagcaactgGGAAAGTGCGGGAAATAAGCCAGCATCTGGTTGGGGTGAAGGTGGGCAAAATGAGATTGGAACTTGGGGTAACGGTGCAAATACAGGCTCTGCTTCAAAGGGTGGTTGGGATGATTGTAAAAGAAATTCAACGTGGAACGAGACGGGTCGACAGCCCAACTCCTggaacaagcagcagcagcaacagcagcagcaacagcagcaggagactTCTGGTTCCTGGGGTCCACCGCCACAAACTCCAAGTAATGGGCGACCTCCAAACCCAAACTGGAACAGTGGACCACAGCCAGCTGCCCCCAAAGACGAGGAGCCTAGTGGCTGGGAAGAACCTTCTCCACAGTCAATCAGTCGAAAAATGGATATTGATGATGGCACTTCAGCTTGGGGAGATCCTAGCAGTTATAACTACAAGAATGTGAACCTGTGGGACAAGAACTCACAAGGAGGACAGGCCCCACGGGAACAGAGCCTGCCTACTCCAATGACTAGCAAATCACAAGCATCAG TCTGGAGCAAAAGCACTCCACCTGCTCCAGATAATGGTACGTCCGCCTGGGGTGAGCCAAATGAAACCAGTCCCGGGTGGGGTGAAGTAGATGATACAGGAGCATCGACAACAGGCTGGGGGAATGCACCTTCCAACGCCCCGAATGCCATGAAATCTA GTTCTAAATCTATGCAAGATGGCTGGGGAGAGAGTGATGGGCCAGTGACAGGCACACGTCATTCCagctgggaagaggaggaggagggaggagtcTGGAACACAGCAGGCTCTCAGGGAAGCAGTTCCTCCCACAACTCAACAAGCTGGGggcaaggaggaaagaaaacacaaatgaag tgctCATTAAAAGGAGGAAATAGTGATTCATGGATGAACCCTATATccaaacagttttcaaatatgGGCTTGCTA agtCAAACTGAGGACATTCCAGGCAATAAGATGGACTTGTCTGTAG GTGGTCTCCCAGATAAGAAGTTTGAGGTAGATAAACGAGCCATGAATCTCGGGGATTTTAATGACATAATGAGAAAGGATCGATCTGGGTTCCGTCCACCTAATTCCAAAGACATGGGAACCACAGACAGTGGGCCTTATTTTGAGAAG CTGACTTTGCCTTTCTCCAATCAAGATGGGTGCCTTGGGGATGAGGCTCCctgctctcccttctccccttcTCCCAGCTACAAGCTGTCTCCCTCTGGTTCCACACTATCCAACGTCGGCCTTGGAGCAATCGGCTCAGGGCTCAGTCCCCAAAACTACGCTGCTAGACAA GGTGGCAATCATGGTTTGTTTGgaaacagcacagcacaatCGAGGGGCATGCACACACCAGTGCAGCCACTAAATCCTTCCCCCAATATCCGGGCGCAAGTGCCTCCCCAATTTCTTTCTCCCCAG GTTTCGGCCTCCATGCTCAAACAGTTCCCCAACAGTGGCTTGAATCCAGGTCTTTTCAATGTGGGGCCCCAGCTTTCTCCTCAACAGATTGCCATGCTGAGCCAGCTTCCGCAGATTCCCCAGTTTCAATTA GCGTGTCAGctcctccttcagcagcagcagcagcagcagcagcagctgttacAGAGCCAGAGGAAGTTATCTCAAGCTGTGCGACAACAGCAGGAGCAACAG attGCTCGTATGGTGAGTGccgccctgcagcagcagcagaggcagcctgGCATGAAGCATTCACCATCCCACCCTGTTGGGCCTAAGCCACATATAGACAGCATGGTACCCAATCCTTTGAATGTGGGTCTTTCAGACTTACAGACCAAAGGACAAATACCTGGATACGGTTCAG GCTTTGGCTCAAGTGGCATGGATTATGGCATGGTGGGAGGGAAAGAAGCTGGAACAGAATCCCGCTTTAAACAGTGGACTATGATGGAAGGGCTGCCCTCTGTGGCTTCACAAGATGCCAATATGCACAAAAATG GTGCAATAGTGCCCCCTGGAAAGGCTCGCGGAGGATCGCCCTACAACCAGTTTGACATAATTCAGGGCGACCCACTAGGTGGCCATGCAGGCCCTGCTGGTGATAGTTGGTTACCTGCCAAATCTCCGCCGACAAACAAGATCGGAAGCAAATCCAGCAACGCCAGCTGGCCTCCAG AGTTCCAACCAGGAGTGCCATGGAAAGGTATACAAAACATTGACCCTGAATCTGACCCCTACGTGACCCCTGGAAGTGTGCTGGGGGGGACAGCCACATCTCCCATTGTAGATACTGACCACCAACTTCTGCGGGACAACACCACAG GGTCTAATTCTTCCCTCAACACCTCGCTGCCTTCACCTGGTGCCTGGCCCTACAGTGCCTCTGACAATTCCTTCACCAACGTTCATAGCACTTCAG CAAAATTCAGTGATTACAAATCAACATGGTCCCCAGATCCCATAGGACACAATCCCACTCATCTCTCCAACAAGATGTGGAAAAACCATATTTCCTCAAGGAACACTACAGGGCTGCCTCGCCCGCCTCCTGGCCTGACCAACCCCAAACCATCATCTCCATGGAACAGCACAGCACCCCGATCGGTcaggggctggggggcacaggACTCAAGGCTTGCCTCTG CATCTACTTGGAGTGATGGTAGCTCAGTTCGTCCTAGTTACTGGCTGGTTCTTCACAATCTCACTCCACag ATTGATGGGTCAACCTTGAGGACGATCTGCATGCAGCATGGCCCACTGCTGACATTCCATCTGAACCTGACCCAGGGCACCGCTCTCATCCGATACAACACCAAACAGGAGGCGGCCAAGGCCCAGACTGCACTGCACAT GTGTGTGTTGGGAAACACTACCATCCTGGCTGAGTTCGCCACAGATGAAGAGGTTAGTCGCTTTTTGGCACAAGCTCAGCCCCCTACACCTGCAGCAACCCCAAGTGCACCCACGGCAGGCTGGCAATCCCTGGAGACGGGACAGAACCAGACAGATCCAGTTGGACCTGCTTTGAATCTCTTTGGTGGGTCAACAGGGCTTGGGCAGTGGAGCAGTGGTGGCGGCGGCAGCAGTGGGGGTGATCTCACTGGCGCTTCGTTGTGGGGGCCCCCAAACTATTCTTCAAGCTTGTGGGGGGTCCCAAGCGTAGAGGATCCACACAGAatgggcagccctgctcccttACTACCTGGAGACCTTCTGGGAGGAGGGTCGGATTCAATCTGA